A region of the Pseudoprevotella muciniphila genome:
GCGTGATGATGGCGGTGCGGTCCTCCGTCGTAGTATTCGGCTCCAGCGTGTAGTCCACCTGGTGCGTGCCCTTGTCGTATGTCTCGTTGCTCACCGTGAGCCATGCGCTGTTGCTCGTCAGTGTGGCACCGTCGGCATAGTTGGTAAAGATGACCTGTCCTGTCGTAGCGGTATCTGCCTTGATGTCGAGGCAGGTGAACGTATCCTCATCCTCGCTCACATTAGTGATATAGGGATACGACACGTTGAGGAACGGGTGCTGATACACCGTAATTCCGGCAGGCTGGTTGCTCGTTATGAAGATTTGGCCATAGCGCACCTTACCCGTCGTGTTGGGCGTAGTGGTAATGTCGATGCGTGACCACATGATGTAATCCTGAGGTATGGTGGCAGATGTAGGACTGATATCAAACCAGTCGACATTCTTCTGCGCGGTCCAGTTGTCGGAGGTTTGCAAGTGAAGCGAATCCACCACCTGGTCGGCATACATCACAGCTGCTTTCTCGTAAAAGCGCGTAACGTGAAAATCTTCGTCATTGCCGCACGACACAAGCATCAGCGCCAGACACGGCACAAAAAACAGTAGTCTTTTCATGATAATAGTGTTTTTATACATCTTTTCAAGTTTATTGACGAGGCAAATTTACAACTTTTCAAAATTATTGAAACACAAAATATACAACTTTTCAAGTTTATTGGAGAAAAACAAACAACCTATCCGCGGTGCTGTTTGCTGCGTGGATAGGTTTTTATTCTTTGCTGCGCGGAATGTCGTAGAGTCGGTTTATGGCAATGAGTTTATTTACGACTCTCCAAATTTCCGACTTTGGCACAGACTTTGCAAATAGATATAGTGCAAGCGGAAAAGCCGCAAACAAACAAAACGAATAATAATAACAATTAAAAAATAAACAAAAATGGGAAAGATTATCGGAATCGACTTAGGAACCACGAACTCGTGTGTATCCGTATTTGAAGGCAACGAACCCGTTGTCATCGCCAATAGCGAAGGCAAGCGCACAACGCCTTCTGTAGTGGCATTCGTCGAAGGCGGTGAACGCAAGGTGGGCGACCCCGCAAAGCGTCAGGCCGTGACGAACCCAAAGAAAACTATCTACTCTATCAAGCGCTTCATGGGCGAAACCTACGACCAGGTGAACAAGGAAATCAGCCGTGTACCCTTCACGGTGGTACGTGGCGACAACAACACACCGCGTGTGGACATCGACGGCCGTCAGTACACACCGCAGGAAATCAGCGCCATGGTGCTGCAGAAAATGAAGAAAACCGCTGAGGACTATCTTGGACAGGAAGTAACGGAAGCCGTCATCACCGTGCCCGCCTACTTCAGCGACTCACAGCGTCAGGCTACAAAAGAAGCCGGACAGATTGCAGGACTCGACGTAAAGCGTATCGTCAACGAACCAACTGCCGCAGCACTGGCATACGGCCTGAACAAGAGCGACAAGGACATGAACATCGCAGTGTTCGACCTCGGTGGCGGTACGTTCGACATCTCCATCCTCGAACTCGGTGGCGGTGTGTTCGAAGTGAAGTCCACAAATGGTAACACCCACCTCGGTGGCGACGACTTCGACCAGGTCATCATCGACTGGCTCGTACAGGAATTCAAGAACGACGAAGGAGCCGACCTCTCGCAGGATCCCATGGCAATGCAACGCCTCAAGGAAGCCGCAGAAAAGGCTAAGATAGAACTCTCTTCGAGCACCACGACAGAAATCAACCTGCCCTACATCATGCCCGTAGGCGGTGTGCCCAAGCACCTCGTCAAGACGCTCACACGCGCCAAGTTCGAAGCACTGAGCCACGAACTCATCCAGGCCTGCAAGACACCTTGCGAACAGGCACTCCGCGATGCCAAGATGAGCACGTCCGACATCGACGAAGTCATCCTCGTAGGTGGCTCCAGCCGTATCCCCGCCGTGCAGCAACTCGTGGAAGAATTCTTCGGAAAAGCACCTTCCAAAGGCGTTAACCCCGACGAAGTAGTGGCTGTAGGTGCCAGCATACAGGGCGCTATCCTCAACAAGGAAAGCGGTGTGGGCGACATCGTATTGCTCGACGTAACCCCGCTCAGCCTCGGTATTGAAACACTCGGTGGTGTGATGACCAAACTTATCGACGCCAACACCTCAATTCCTACACGCAAGAGCGAAACATTCTCCACAGCCGAAGACAACCAGCCCGAAGTAACCATCCACGTACTGCAGGGCGAACGCCCCATGGCTGCGCAGAACAAGAGCATCGGACGCTTCAACCTCGCCGGCATAGCACCTGCACGCCGCGGTGTGCCACAAATCGAGGTTACCTTCGATATCGACGCCAACGGCATACTCAACGTCACCGCCAAGGACAAGGCCACAGGCAAGGAACAAGCCATCCGCATCGAAGCATCGTCAGGCCTCAGCAAGGACGAAATCGACCGCATGAAGGCAGAAGCACAAGCCAATGCAGAGTCCGACCAGAAAGAAAAGGAACGTGTGGACAAACTCAATCAGGCTGACTCCATGATCTTCCAGACGGAAAACCAACTCAAGGAACTTGCCGACAACATCCCCGCCGACAAGAAACCAGCCATCGAAACCGCACTCCAGAAACTCAAGGACGCACACAAGGCACAGGACCTCGCTGCCATCGACACAGCCCTCGCAGAACTGCAAGGCGCATGGCAAGCCGCCAGCGCACAGATGTACCAGCAGGGCGCACAGCAGCCAGGTGCAGGAGCCGGCTTTGGCGGCGCACAGCAAGCCGGACCAGCCAGCGATAACAAAGACAATGTGCAAGACGCCGACTTCGAGGAGGTGAAGTAAAAAAAGAATAATAATACAGGAAGCGTGTAGTCTATCAGGACTACACGCTTTTTGATTTTTTTGAATCTATCTATCATAGACAACTTTATCCGCTGACCCACTTTATTTCTTTCGTTGATTATATGTCATGCAGTGCAGAAACCTACACTTCTCTTGGTGGCTCCAATGGTTGTGCAGATCAGCTCACCAATTGGGACGGAACGAAGAAACTTGGTTTGGGGACTGTAACGAAGAAGAAAGGTAAGTCTTATTGAGGCAAACATAGCAAATAAGTTGGAGCGATTTGCAGCAAATTGAGTCTGTAAGTCGCTCTCAACTGTTAAAATGCAACAAAAAAGCAAAGAATTATAGGAGTGTTTGATGGTATTCCGATATTTATTTTTATCTTTATATCCAAAATCTGACAATTCATAATTAAAACATTCAAATTTTAGAGTTATGACCAAGAAACAACGGACGGCGATAGCTCGGATTATCAGTGAGATGATAAAGGCTGATAATATCATCGAGGAGAGCGAGATTAAAGACATGAAACACCTCATGTCCGAGTACTCCATCGCTCATCAAGAGATGAGTGATGCCCGGAAAATTCGTTTCTCGGATGCAGTCAACACGTTGAAAGAATTGTCTATTAAAGAGCGTAAGGCTTTCTTCGACCACATTTATAGTATTGCCTTAAGCGACAATATCTGTGTACCACGTGAGGCACTGCTACTCATTGCTTTACAATACAGTCTGATTGAGAACGACAGGAAGGCAGAAGATGGTAAACCCTTCCCCAAGCCTTATCTTATCTCCTGTCCCACTGGCGAGGCCAGTTTCAACGACCAGTATATGGTCTATCTGGAAAGTTCTTATGATGAAGAACGCAATGGAGAATTGAATCAGCACTTCCGTTTGTTGGTTACGATTACACGTCTCTGTGGCTTCAACTTCATATATATTCCCAAAATGGTGGAAGAGTTTCGAAGCATGAACGAGCAATACGTTAAGGATGTCATCAGCTATATGGCTCCTAACCTCGAAGATGCTTTCATACAGCAGGTCTATGACCGCCTTTGTAATATGACCACAGTTGACTTCTTCCGCAATGTGCTGTATGAACGCTTGCAGGTGAAGGCACTCCACAACACGCCACCTTCTCTTCTTATAAATATTGGAACATCCGTCGTGCCCTATTGCAGTGCTGGCGGTTCGATACAATACTATACGGAGTTCCTCTGTATTCCCATCTCGTCAAGTATTCTAACATTGGTCGATGACATTCTGGGATTCTATCAGAGCAAGGTCAGCATCCGCCAGTCGATAACCATCAGCGACAGCAAGGGTCAGTTCAAGTATTTCGGCTTCTATAAAGCCCTCTTCGATTTCCTCGTTGCTCCTCCGCCAGTTGCACCAGACTTGGTGTTCTTGGGACAAAACATGAAGACTGGCAGGTATCAAGTAGCCTTTAAGTTTGATGATGGTAACGAGAAAAGGTTGACGTTCACTCCCAGAGAATACGACATCTATTTCCAAGTTACTATAAAGTCCTACAAGTCGCGCACCAAGGGTTTGCCCGTCATTTACGATAAACATATCAAGCCGACCATTGCCCATCTGAAGAGCAAGATTAGTAGTGAGATTCCCGATTTGACTTATTCCAACCAGTACAAGCCGGAAAGAGAGGGCAATGCCTACATCTTGCGATTGGACAAATCGAAAGTCTTTGTTAGAGTCAGTAAGTCCAACTGCGATTGTGAATGTGAAGATATTCCCATTGTCAAATATGTCAAGAAGTGATTTCCATACCCCTCGACAACGTTGCAGCGATTTCAACGCCATTTTGCCATCTTTGCATGGCAATGTTGCAGTTTTGATGTGCAATGCAGATATTCTCCTCATCTTTGCACCAGAAAACAATCTAAAAGCAAAGAGTATGGAAAAACAAATCATCTGTATGGGCAACTCCTACAAAAACGGCGGCAGATGTCTCGCTGGTATTGAAATTCAGAATACAGCATCTGGCATTTCAATTGTAAGAAATCAAAATGGTATTCCCAATTGGATAAGACCTGTGATGTCGAATGGTGATAATGGCCTGCCCGAATATCTCGTAGGCTCATTCAACTTGCTTGATATACTTGTTGTAGATGTAACAGATGCAGTCCCAACTGGAGCGCATTGTGAAAATGTACATTTTAACTCTATTAGAAAAGTAGGAAGACTTGGACAGAACAGTCAAAACCTCACCCCCCTTTGTGACACATGGCACTCCTTGATTTTTGGTAACAGGGGGAAGGCCGTTCCTAATGAAGTATTTGAGAATGGTAACTATTCGCTTATGTTTATCATGCCTGAAAGTCCAGTCATCATTATGCAGTACGACGATTATGGTCATGAGAAATTTCGCATACAATTTTCTTACAACGGCACACAGTATGATTTCCCATTGACTGATACTAGATACATTAACGCACTTCGTTCTAGAACTAAGAATTGTGGACAGAGGAATACAGGCGATTTGTATCTCACATTGTCGCTTGGGGTTAACCATTACGATTGGCACTATAAATTGGTTGCCGGAGTTATTGATTTAACAGCTTAATAAACTATGATTAAAAGACAGTTGTTTTCAGTCGGACATTCCAACCAAAGTATAGAAGAATTCTATCAACTTTTAGAATCACAAAGAATAGACTGTATTCTTGATGTGAGGAGTATGCCCTATAGTAAATACACGCCACAATTCAATGAGGAAGTCCTCAGATCGTGGCTTAAAAAACAAGGTGTATTGTATGTCCCATTTGGCAAGCACTTTGGGGCAAGACGTTCCGATTGCTTAAAAGAAACAACATTTGTCAAGAAAGGTGTCAAAGAAACAAAACCACAGGTCAATTTCGAACTGGGTGTAACAACTCCCGCTTTCTTAAACGGCGTAGAAAGACTGAATAAAGCACTGAATCAAAACAGAAGAGTATCGTTGATGTGCTCAGAAGCAGATCCATTAGGCTGTCATCGCTTTTCTTTCATCTCAAGATATTTCTATGACTTAGGATGGGATGTTCTGCACATCATGCGCGATGAAGATTCTGGCGACCCCATTACCCGCTCACATCAGATATTGGAGGAGGCAATGATACTTGACTATGTGAAACGGAATAAACTCAAATCAGTGGGAGGTCAGATGACAGATTCACTATTCGCAGATTTTGGCGATGGGTATGATGAACAGCAACAACGTGTTGACGCTTACCGGTTAAAGAATCATGAAATAGGATGGGTTCCTTAGTATGACAACAATGAAACAACAGATGAATATTAAAAACAACAGAGATATGATTACACTATTTACAATTGGATTCACGAAGAAAAGTGCAGAGCTGTTCTTTGAACTTCTAAAGAAAAATAAGGTTAAGCAGCTCGTTGACATTCGAATTAGCAATAGTAGCCAACTTTCAGGTTTCGCAAAAGGGAAAGACCTTAAATATTTTGTTAAGCAAATCTGTGGCATAGATTATAAGCATATTACTGATTTTGCACCAACAAAAGATTTATTGAACAGATGGCATAAGGAAATGATTACATGGCCAGAATACATCGAGGAATTTACGAAAACTCTCAAACAACGTGATATTATAAAGAAGTATGGAATAAAACAGTTCGATGGATCTTGCTTCCTTTGTAGTGAAGAAGATCCAGAAATGTGCCATCGACGTCTTCTTGCCGAATATATGAAGAAGCATTCCATTGAAGAAGTTAAAATAGTACATTTAGTATAACAACTCCAATATATGGATAAGTACTTCATTTGCTTAGCAAACTCATACAAACGTGGAGGACGTTGCATTGCTGGGATAGAAATCGCTTTCAATGCAAATGGCGAATTCAGTCCAATTCGTAATAATGACGGCAGACCTCGATGGATTCGGCCAATAGCAAAAACCACACATGGGGAGATTCCAAATTACATGGCAGAAGACATAAAGATGTTTTCTATAATCAAACTCTCAAATGTAGTTCCATGTCCCAATAAGGCTCATAGAGAAAATGTGTATTATTCAAAACTAGAACAATATGAATGTAACTTATCCTTTGATGATAACATTATTAAACAATTCATTGACAACAAACATCAATCAATTTTCTATAACAGAGGACGCGCAGTATTAGCAGAGCAACTAATGGAGATTAATTACTCTTTAATGCTAATACATGCTGAAAATGCATATGCTTATATTGATGAAAACAGAGAGAAGTCCAAAAACAGAATAAAGTTTTCATATTATGGTTCAGAATATGACTTTCCGATTACAGATCCAGCCTTTATGGAAAAGCTGAAAAGGGCTCCTGAAAAGTATATGCACATAAA
Encoded here:
- a CDS encoding BACON domain-containing protein, whose translation is MKRLLFFVPCLALMLVSCGNDEDFHVTRFYEKAAVMYADQVVDSLHLQTSDNWTAQKNVDWFDISPTSATIPQDYIMWSRIDITTTPNTTGKVRYGQIFITSNQPAGITVYQHPFLNVSYPYITNVSEDEDTFTCLDIKADTATTGQVIFTNYADGATLTSNSAWLTVSNETYDKGTHQVDYTLEPNTTTEDRTAIITLTSNGVSTPISIRQRAYVEAE
- a CDS encoding dual OB domain-containing protein, translated to MSRSDFHTPRQRCSDFNAILPSLHGNVAVLMCNADILLIFAPENNLKAKSMEKQIICMGNSYKNGGRCLAGIEIQNTASGISIVRNQNGIPNWIRPVMSNGDNGLPEYLVGSFNLLDILVVDVTDAVPTGAHCENVHFNSIRKVGRLGQNSQNLTPLCDTWHSLIFGNRGKAVPNEVFENGNYSLMFIMPESPVIIMQYDDYGHEKFRIQFSYNGTQYDFPLTDTRYINALRSRTKNCGQRNTGDLYLTLSLGVNHYDWHYKLVAGVIDLTA
- a CDS encoding dual OB domain-containing protein; its protein translation is MDKYFICLANSYKRGGRCIAGIEIAFNANGEFSPIRNNDGRPRWIRPIAKTTHGEIPNYMAEDIKMFSIIKLSNVVPCPNKAHRENVYYSKLEQYECNLSFDDNIIKQFIDNKHQSIFYNRGRAVLAEQLMEINYSLMLIHAENAYAYIDENREKSKNRIKFSYYGSEYDFPITDPAFMEKLKRAPEKYMHINDVYLTLSLGLEFEGWHHKLVAGVIDTHIPCNSNQKTNTQASCQQDQLIWFDKYENELISLLDKKNEIEEKINDVRAKILQGMESHGLDKIHSKQISVNYTPPKTIMQFDSRAFRTENEELYSNYCKPKQREASIVVRRNVKD
- a CDS encoding DUF488 domain-containing protein, with product MKQQMNIKNNRDMITLFTIGFTKKSAELFFELLKKNKVKQLVDIRISNSSQLSGFAKGKDLKYFVKQICGIDYKHITDFAPTKDLLNRWHKEMITWPEYIEEFTKTLKQRDIIKKYGIKQFDGSCFLCSEEDPEMCHRRLLAEYMKKHSIEEVKIVHLV
- the dnaK gene encoding molecular chaperone DnaK, which translates into the protein MGKIIGIDLGTTNSCVSVFEGNEPVVIANSEGKRTTPSVVAFVEGGERKVGDPAKRQAVTNPKKTIYSIKRFMGETYDQVNKEISRVPFTVVRGDNNTPRVDIDGRQYTPQEISAMVLQKMKKTAEDYLGQEVTEAVITVPAYFSDSQRQATKEAGQIAGLDVKRIVNEPTAAALAYGLNKSDKDMNIAVFDLGGGTFDISILELGGGVFEVKSTNGNTHLGGDDFDQVIIDWLVQEFKNDEGADLSQDPMAMQRLKEAAEKAKIELSSSTTTEINLPYIMPVGGVPKHLVKTLTRAKFEALSHELIQACKTPCEQALRDAKMSTSDIDEVILVGGSSRIPAVQQLVEEFFGKAPSKGVNPDEVVAVGASIQGAILNKESGVGDIVLLDVTPLSLGIETLGGVMTKLIDANTSIPTRKSETFSTAEDNQPEVTIHVLQGERPMAAQNKSIGRFNLAGIAPARRGVPQIEVTFDIDANGILNVTAKDKATGKEQAIRIEASSGLSKDEIDRMKAEAQANAESDQKEKERVDKLNQADSMIFQTENQLKELADNIPADKKPAIETALQKLKDAHKAQDLAAIDTALAELQGAWQAASAQMYQQGAQQPGAGAGFGGAQQAGPASDNKDNVQDADFEEVK
- a CDS encoding DUF488 domain-containing protein, which encodes MIKRQLFSVGHSNQSIEEFYQLLESQRIDCILDVRSMPYSKYTPQFNEEVLRSWLKKQGVLYVPFGKHFGARRSDCLKETTFVKKGVKETKPQVNFELGVTTPAFLNGVERLNKALNQNRRVSLMCSEADPLGCHRFSFISRYFYDLGWDVLHIMRDEDSGDPITRSHQILEEAMILDYVKRNKLKSVGGQMTDSLFADFGDGYDEQQQRVDAYRLKNHEIGWVP
- a CDS encoding tellurite resistance TerB family protein — protein: MTKKQRTAIARIISEMIKADNIIEESEIKDMKHLMSEYSIAHQEMSDARKIRFSDAVNTLKELSIKERKAFFDHIYSIALSDNICVPREALLLIALQYSLIENDRKAEDGKPFPKPYLISCPTGEASFNDQYMVYLESSYDEERNGELNQHFRLLVTITRLCGFNFIYIPKMVEEFRSMNEQYVKDVISYMAPNLEDAFIQQVYDRLCNMTTVDFFRNVLYERLQVKALHNTPPSLLINIGTSVVPYCSAGGSIQYYTEFLCIPISSSILTLVDDILGFYQSKVSIRQSITISDSKGQFKYFGFYKALFDFLVAPPPVAPDLVFLGQNMKTGRYQVAFKFDDGNEKRLTFTPREYDIYFQVTIKSYKSRTKGLPVIYDKHIKPTIAHLKSKISSEIPDLTYSNQYKPEREGNAYILRLDKSKVFVRVSKSNCDCECEDIPIVKYVKK